Proteins encoded by one window of Armatimonadia bacterium:
- a CDS encoding PqqD family protein yields the protein MPLPDLYASLMGLFHRRKGGQPTLTREQSMAARPVRNPGLEWSLNEDDEAVVTIPRRKDTQGRFLAWMFFIPEARPLSLDAVGTFVWEHCDGEKSVSDLIDLMAKEYNVARKEVEVSLIEYLKRLGQRGMVGFLVPREIARELGQEGKELVGLEDVGESASDLKAAQEAAEQKRKEAQSAAGKAHDEDEPAGDEAQPKDDEEQA from the coding sequence TTGCCGTTACCTGATCTGTATGCCAGCCTGATGGGGCTCTTCCATCGACGCAAGGGCGGACAGCCAACGCTGACCCGCGAGCAATCCATGGCAGCGCGACCGGTTCGTAACCCGGGCCTGGAGTGGAGCCTCAATGAGGACGATGAGGCTGTCGTCACGATTCCACGCCGGAAGGACACTCAGGGGCGGTTCCTGGCCTGGATGTTCTTCATCCCCGAGGCACGGCCGCTGTCGCTGGATGCCGTGGGAACCTTTGTGTGGGAGCACTGTGACGGCGAGAAGTCCGTCTCCGACCTCATTGACCTGATGGCCAAGGAGTATAACGTCGCCCGCAAGGAGGTCGAGGTCTCGCTCATCGAGTACCTCAAGCGCCTCGGACAGCGCGGGATGGTCGGGTTCCTGGTGCCCAGGGAGATCGCGCGCGAGTTGGGCCAGGAGGGCAAAGAGCTCGTCGGCTTGGAGGACGTGGGGGAGAGCGCCTCTGACCTCAAGGCGGCACAGGAGGCCGCGGAGCAGAAGCGCAAGGAAGCGCAGTCGGCCGCGGGGAAGGCCCACGACGAGGACGAGCCTGCGGGGGACGAGGCTCAGCCCAAGGACGATGAGGAGCAGGCGTGA
- a CDS encoding ATP-binding protein encodes MTEAVHLSLHSGSCVRCGTTEDLIAVSEFGKALCPRCYPGFLRHRIEATIRRFRMVPHGGHVVLAVSGGADSGTLLDALGYLRRRLNFTLTALHLDMGMGEYSAGCVEVVREQARKACVSLQVNSVREFGVTVTTVRDWPICAVCGAVRRALLPRIARSLRAEVLCTGHTLDDQLQYMLKNVISGHPTCPPPVHKPTLGYPAKAKPLIQIPDAATKIYAQLLGIPLMEEPCPLFVPETHRFKEVFNLLEKEAPMSKLQYWQVLRKVMEPRGGDDGEEHPCPVCGELTWMPKCPLCRLKEEQARSDPRETPRS; translated from the coding sequence GTGACAGAAGCGGTTCACCTGAGCCTACATAGCGGCTCCTGCGTCCGCTGCGGCACCACCGAAGACCTCATTGCCGTCAGCGAGTTCGGCAAGGCCTTGTGCCCCCGTTGTTACCCCGGGTTCCTTCGGCACCGCATCGAGGCGACGATCCGGCGATTCCGCATGGTCCCGCACGGCGGCCATGTGGTGCTGGCCGTGTCTGGTGGCGCCGACAGCGGGACGCTGCTGGACGCCCTGGGCTACCTGCGCCGGCGCCTGAACTTCACGCTGACGGCACTGCACCTGGACATGGGGATGGGCGAGTACTCCGCCGGTTGCGTCGAGGTCGTGCGGGAGCAGGCCCGGAAGGCCTGTGTGTCGCTGCAGGTCAACTCGGTACGGGAGTTCGGCGTCACGGTGACCACGGTGCGCGACTGGCCGATCTGCGCGGTGTGTGGGGCTGTGCGGCGTGCGCTTCTGCCGAGGATTGCGCGAAGCCTGCGGGCGGAGGTCCTGTGTACCGGCCACACCCTCGACGACCAGCTCCAGTACATGCTCAAGAACGTGATCTCCGGCCACCCGACCTGCCCGCCGCCCGTACACAAGCCGACGCTGGGGTATCCGGCGAAGGCGAAACCGCTGATCCAGATCCCCGATGCCGCGACCAAGATCTATGCGCAACTGCTCGGGATCCCTCTGATGGAGGAACCGTGCCCCCTGTTTGTCCCGGAGACGCACCGCTTCAAGGAAGTCTTCAACCTGCTTGAGAAGGAGGCTCCGATGAGCAAGCTGCAGTACTGGCAGGTGCTGCGGAAGGTCATGGAGCCCCGTGGCGGCGACGACGGTGAGGAGCATCCCTGCCCCGTATGCGGCGAGCTTACCTGGATGCCGAAGTGCCCGCTGTGCCGTCTGAAGGAAGAGCAGGCCAGGTCAGACCCTCGCGAAACGCCTCGGTCCTAG
- the aroF gene encoding 3-deoxy-7-phosphoheptulonate synthase: MMIAMRAEATLDEVKAVAQRIRDAGLTPVELPGGERTAIGIRSAIPVEIRDALAAALETMPAVDHVTHISRPYKLASREFYPKDTVFTVGPVTFGGSEVVVMAGPCAIESEAQLRKAAECVKQAGAKVLRGGAFKPRTSPYSFQGLGAEGLQMLRRVADDLGLITVTEVVDPSEVDLVVEYTDILQIGARNMQNFPLLIAAGETRCPILLKRGPSAAIDEWLLAAEYCLSRGSTQVLLCERGTHPIDRTYTRHTLDVSAIPVTKEISHLPVIVDPSHATGVARYVPAMARAAVAAGADGLLIEVHPDPVCALCDGPQSLDCPSFAKLMNDLRPIAQAVGRSIE, from the coding sequence ATGATGATCGCCATGCGAGCGGAAGCAACGCTCGACGAAGTGAAGGCTGTCGCCCAGCGCATCCGAGACGCAGGTCTCACACCTGTGGAGCTCCCCGGCGGAGAACGCACCGCCATCGGAATCCGCAGCGCGATCCCGGTGGAGATCCGCGATGCACTGGCCGCTGCGCTGGAGACGATGCCCGCCGTCGACCACGTTACGCACATCAGTCGACCGTACAAACTCGCCTCTCGCGAGTTCTATCCCAAGGACACCGTCTTCACGGTCGGCCCCGTCACTTTTGGGGGCAGCGAGGTCGTCGTCATGGCCGGCCCCTGCGCCATCGAGAGCGAGGCACAGCTTCGGAAAGCAGCCGAGTGTGTGAAGCAGGCCGGGGCCAAGGTCCTGCGTGGCGGAGCCTTCAAGCCTCGCACCAGTCCCTACTCCTTCCAGGGGCTCGGGGCCGAGGGTCTCCAGATGCTGCGGAGGGTCGCCGATGACCTCGGGCTCATCACCGTTACCGAAGTCGTCGACCCTAGTGAGGTGGACCTCGTCGTCGAGTACACCGACATCCTGCAGATTGGCGCGCGGAACATGCAGAACTTCCCGCTGCTGATCGCGGCCGGGGAGACCCGCTGCCCAATCTTGCTCAAGCGCGGCCCGAGTGCCGCCATCGACGAGTGGCTTCTCGCCGCCGAGTACTGCCTGAGCCGGGGGTCAACCCAAGTGCTCCTGTGCGAGCGCGGTACGCATCCCATCGACCGCACCTACACGCGACATACGCTCGACGTCTCGGCCATTCCCGTCACGAAGGAGATCTCGCACCTGCCGGTGATCGTCGATCCCAGCCACGCGACAGGCGTTGCGCGGTACGTTCCGGCCATGGCCAGGGCAGCCGTCGCTGCAGGCGCTGATGGCCTGCTGATCGAGGTCCATCCAGACCCGGTCTGTGCGCTCTGCGACGGCCCACAGTCTCTCGACTGCCCGTCCTTCGCGAAGCTCATGAACGACCTGCGGCCGATCGCGCAGGCAGTTGGGCGCAGCATCGAGTAG
- a CDS encoding sugar phosphate isomerase/epimerase, with the protein MGKIPIALQLYSIRKDAEADLPGVLKAVAQMGYDGVEFAGYYGWSAADLKKMVADNGLKVAGAHVGLDTLLGDQLKDSIDFHRAIGNQFLIVPGLGEQYRNSAAAWKNTAGIFNDISAKLRPEGMWTGYHNHHIEFTPMDGELPWDVFFGNTVKDVVMQLDSGNALHGGADIVPFLERYPGRALSVHLKEYSATNDKALIGEGDVRWDEVFEVCERAGGTQWYVVEQESYAYPPMECVERCLKTLREWGK; encoded by the coding sequence ATGGGGAAGATACCGATTGCCCTGCAGTTGTACTCCATTCGCAAAGACGCCGAGGCCGATCTGCCCGGCGTGCTGAAGGCCGTCGCCCAGATGGGCTACGACGGCGTCGAATTCGCCGGCTACTATGGCTGGTCGGCAGCCGACCTCAAAAAGATGGTAGCGGACAACGGGCTCAAGGTCGCGGGCGCCCACGTGGGTCTCGATACGCTCCTTGGTGACCAGCTCAAGGACAGCATCGACTTCCACCGGGCCATTGGCAACCAGTTCCTGATTGTCCCCGGACTCGGTGAGCAGTACCGCAACAGCGCGGCGGCGTGGAAGAACACCGCCGGCATCTTCAACGACATCTCGGCCAAGCTGCGCCCCGAGGGCATGTGGACCGGCTATCACAACCACCACATCGAGTTCACGCCAATGGACGGGGAGCTCCCCTGGGATGTGTTCTTCGGCAACACCGTCAAGGACGTCGTCATGCAGCTCGACTCGGGCAATGCGCTGCACGGCGGCGCCGACATTGTGCCCTTCCTGGAGCGCTACCCGGGGCGGGCGCTCAGCGTCCACCTGAAGGAGTACTCCGCCACCAACGACAAGGCGCTCATCGGCGAAGGCGACGTTCGCTGGGACGAGGTCTTCGAGGTCTGCGAGAGGGCAGGCGGGACCCAGTGGTACGTGGTCGAGCAGGAGAGCTACGCGTACCCACCAATGGAGTGCGTCGAGCGCTGCCTCAAGACCCTTCGCGAGTGGGGCAAGTAG
- the aroA gene encoding 3-phosphoshikimate 1-carboxyvinyltransferase — translation MTMLRVRPSHGLCGEIAVPGDKSISHRAALLGAIAEGDTPISGYLVAEDTLNTARALVSMGVAVEGLGEADMVVHGVGLRGLQQPPGALDLGNSGTGMRLLMGILAGQPFSATLIGDASLSRRPMDRLAQPLGEMGVCVSGQGERCTPPVTVHGGTPRPITYHSPVASAQVKSAVLLAGLYADGTTSVVEPALSRDHTERMLRAFGADCTPKSHPPSGSAGSVSWVTGGSTLHGRQVAVPADFSSAAFALAAGLLCPESSLTLRGVLLNPTRTGLLEALLQMGAAVTVTNQRDHAGETVGDLHVQPGQLQATTVGGAQIPCLIDEVPILAVLATQAQGATEIRDAAELRVKESDRLALMADGLRAMGAQVRELTDGLVITGPTPLHGATLDAAQDHRIAMSFAVAGLVAEGETLITGAEAVDTSFPGFVRALRSLGADVETA, via the coding sequence ATGACGATGCTAAGGGTGCGCCCCAGCCACGGACTATGCGGCGAAATCGCAGTGCCGGGAGACAAGTCGATCTCCCATCGGGCCGCGCTTCTCGGCGCGATCGCAGAGGGCGACACGCCCATCAGCGGCTACCTCGTCGCGGAGGATACGCTCAACACCGCTCGGGCACTCGTGAGCATGGGGGTCGCTGTCGAGGGGCTCGGTGAAGCCGACATGGTGGTCCACGGTGTCGGCCTACGTGGTCTGCAGCAGCCGCCCGGGGCGCTCGACCTGGGGAACTCCGGCACCGGCATGCGGCTCCTGATGGGCATCCTTGCCGGCCAGCCCTTCTCGGCTACGCTGATTGGCGATGCCTCCCTGAGCCGTCGACCCATGGACCGCCTTGCACAGCCGCTGGGCGAAATGGGCGTGTGCGTTTCCGGACAGGGCGAGCGCTGCACGCCACCGGTCACGGTCCACGGGGGCACTCCGCGGCCCATTACCTACCACTCACCCGTCGCCAGCGCGCAGGTGAAGTCAGCCGTCCTACTGGCCGGGCTCTACGCCGACGGCACCACGAGCGTCGTCGAGCCCGCGCTCTCGCGAGACCACACAGAGCGGATGTTGCGGGCCTTCGGCGCCGACTGCACGCCGAAGTCGCACCCGCCCTCAGGCTCAGCGGGCAGTGTATCCTGGGTGACCGGCGGCAGCACGCTTCACGGCCGGCAGGTAGCGGTTCCGGCCGACTTCTCCTCGGCAGCCTTTGCCCTGGCCGCCGGACTGCTCTGCCCGGAGAGCAGCCTCACGCTGCGAGGCGTTCTTCTGAATCCGACGCGGACCGGCTTGCTCGAGGCACTCCTCCAGATGGGCGCCGCGGTGACGGTCACGAATCAGAGGGATCACGCGGGAGAAACCGTCGGGGACCTGCACGTGCAACCAGGGCAACTCCAGGCAACCACCGTCGGCGGCGCGCAGATCCCGTGCCTTATCGACGAGGTGCCGATTCTGGCCGTCCTCGCTACTCAGGCCCAGGGCGCGACCGAGATCCGTGATGCCGCCGAGTTGCGCGTCAAGGAGAGCGACCGTCTGGCGCTGATGGCCGACGGCCTGCGAGCCATGGGAGCGCAGGTCCGCGAGCTCACCGACGGTCTGGTCATCACCGGCCCAACGCCGCTGCACGGGGCGACTCTCGACGCCGCCCAGGACCACCGGATCGCCATGAGCTTCGCCGTTGCCGGACTGGTCGCCGAGGGCGAAACGCTCATCACCGGGGCCGAGGCCGTCGACACCTCCTTCCCCGGTTTCGTCAGGGCCCTTCGCTCTCTGGGGGCTGACGTGGAAACAGCGTAG
- a CDS encoding prephenate dehydrogenase: MGFDRLTVIGVGLIGGSFALAARSRHLVKHVIGVARSEATRQVALECGVADEVTADAAAAAASADLIYLACPVGAMGSVMEAIAPVVQPGALVTDAGSTKAHVVDLAAQHLEGRCAFVAGHPMAGSDQAGPAAARDDLFEDKPYILTPTPTTHYQDLARLRDFIQALGAHVVLADAEQHDRLVAATSHLPHLVAAALCTALADLASRTGDVLPFTGTGLRDATRIAKGPSEVWRDILLDNRDNVKAALQLFSAEVNRYLVAMEAEDGAALESLLREAQTFRKGLDEA, translated from the coding sequence ATGGGCTTCGACCGTCTGACCGTGATCGGCGTGGGGCTGATCGGCGGCTCCTTCGCTTTGGCTGCACGAAGTCGTCACCTCGTGAAGCACGTCATCGGCGTGGCGCGATCTGAGGCGACGCGGCAGGTGGCCCTCGAGTGTGGGGTCGCCGACGAGGTCACCGCCGACGCCGCTGCCGCTGCAGCCTCTGCCGACCTCATCTACCTGGCCTGCCCCGTCGGCGCTATGGGGTCGGTCATGGAAGCTATTGCTCCGGTCGTCCAACCGGGCGCCCTGGTGACGGACGCCGGCAGCACCAAGGCGCATGTCGTTGACCTTGCGGCGCAGCACCTCGAGGGTCGCTGCGCCTTTGTGGCCGGTCATCCCATGGCCGGCTCCGATCAGGCAGGTCCAGCGGCAGCGCGCGACGACCTCTTCGAGGACAAGCCCTATATCCTCACCCCTACACCGACGACCCACTACCAGGACCTCGCACGCCTACGCGACTTCATACAGGCTCTTGGTGCACATGTTGTGCTCGCCGATGCCGAGCAGCACGACCGCCTGGTAGCAGCGACGAGCCACTTGCCCCATCTCGTCGCAGCGGCCCTGTGCACAGCCCTTGCTGATCTCGCCTCGCGCACCGGCGACGTGCTGCCCTTCACCGGCACCGGCCTGCGCGACGCTACTCGGATTGCCAAGGGTCCCTCCGAGGTCTGGCGTGATATCCTCCTGGATAACCGCGACAACGTGAAGGCCGCGCTCCAGCTCTTCTCGGCGGAGGTCAACCGCTATCTCGTGGCCATGGAGGCGGAAGACGGAGCAGCCTTGGAGAGCCTCCTGAGGGAGGCCCAGACCTTCCGCAAGGGGTTGGATGAAGCATGA
- the aroF gene encoding 3-deoxy-7-phosphoheptulonate synthase: MIIVMAPGATEDQIMEIVRRLEQRGYGHHISRGVERTLIGAIGAPEGEKEAVAEQLVGLPMVERVVPILRPYKLVSRELAREPVPVSIGGVPFGGKHFGIIAGPCSIESLEQTLEAARAVKAAGAGVLRGGAFKPRTSPYDFQGLGEVGLDYLVEAGREVGLPIVTEVMDVRQVELVAAKADALQIGTRNMANFDLLKEVGRGTTPVVLKRGFAATAQEWLRAAEYIAASGNLNIILCERGIRTFETETRYTLDLGALAWVKLETHLPVIADPSHATGSHKLVPQMALASLAAGADGLMIEVHPHPDQALSDGPQSLTPKRFARLMEDLRRVAVSVGREI; encoded by the coding sequence ATGATCATCGTCATGGCGCCCGGAGCCACCGAAGATCAGATCATGGAGATCGTACGCCGCCTGGAGCAGCGCGGCTACGGCCATCACATCTCCCGCGGCGTAGAACGAACCCTCATCGGTGCCATAGGGGCCCCGGAGGGCGAGAAGGAAGCCGTTGCCGAGCAGTTAGTGGGCCTGCCGATGGTGGAGCGCGTCGTCCCCATCCTGCGGCCCTACAAGCTGGTCAGTCGTGAGCTTGCTCGCGAGCCTGTACCGGTGAGCATCGGCGGGGTTCCCTTCGGGGGCAAACACTTCGGGATCATAGCCGGCCCCTGCTCAATCGAGTCCCTTGAGCAGACCCTGGAAGCGGCGCGTGCGGTGAAGGCTGCCGGTGCGGGAGTCCTCCGCGGTGGCGCCTTCAAACCGCGTACTTCCCCCTACGATTTCCAGGGCCTCGGCGAGGTCGGTCTCGACTACCTCGTCGAAGCCGGCCGCGAGGTCGGACTGCCCATCGTCACCGAGGTCATGGACGTCCGCCAGGTCGAGCTTGTGGCCGCGAAGGCCGACGCCCTTCAGATCGGCACCCGCAACATGGCCAACTTCGACCTCCTCAAGGAGGTCGGACGCGGGACGACACCCGTCGTGCTCAAACGTGGTTTCGCCGCCACCGCGCAGGAATGGCTGCGTGCAGCCGAGTACATCGCCGCCAGCGGCAACCTCAACATCATCCTCTGCGAGCGGGGCATCCGCACCTTTGAGACGGAGACCCGTTACACTCTCGATCTCGGCGCCCTGGCCTGGGTGAAGCTCGAGACGCACCTGCCGGTCATCGCCGATCCCAGCCACGCCACGGGCAGTCACAAGCTCGTGCCGCAGATGGCCCTCGCGTCCCTGGCTGCCGGTGCCGACGGCCTGATGATCGAGGTCCATCCACATCCCGACCAGGCTCTCTCCGACGGTCCGCAGTCCCTCACACCCAAACGGTTCGCCCGCCTCATGGAGGACCTGCGTCGAGTGGCCGTGTCCGTCGGTCGCGAGATCTGA
- the hisC gene encoding histidinol-phosphate transaminase encodes MPDIWPLVRPNVKTIVPYSPGKSSQEVMEELGLTEVTKLASNENPLGPSPKAVEAMAGALSEVSVYPDPVWTELRNALGEFYQVDPAGIVIGRGSDEVIHMMGLSFLNPGEEVIYSLPPFALYPMTATLMDCKHVTLPSKGMDHDLDAMAAAITDKTKLIILANPCNPTGTILKQDAVDRFLEAVPDHCIVAFDEAYAEFVEEPEYADSLRYAREGRLTVTLRTFSKAYGLAGLRVGYGIATPEVAKAIGLTCEPFNVSTLAQIAAVAALSDREHVERSVKVNSDGKRYLYSQFERLGLKYTPTEANFILVDTGMDSRECFDQLMRRGVTVRTGDIFGPKFATSVRVSIGTQPQNETFIKALEAVLKQ; translated from the coding sequence TTGCCTGATATCTGGCCGCTGGTTCGCCCAAATGTCAAGACAATCGTCCCGTACTCCCCCGGGAAGTCCTCCCAGGAAGTCATGGAGGAGCTCGGCCTGACCGAGGTCACCAAGCTCGCCTCGAACGAGAACCCGCTCGGTCCCTCACCGAAGGCCGTCGAGGCCATGGCCGGCGCTCTCTCAGAGGTCAGTGTGTACCCCGACCCCGTGTGGACCGAGTTGCGCAACGCCCTTGGCGAGTTCTACCAGGTCGACCCGGCGGGAATCGTCATCGGCCGCGGCTCGGATGAGGTCATCCACATGATGGGCCTGTCCTTCCTGAACCCCGGCGAAGAGGTCATCTATTCGCTGCCGCCCTTCGCGCTCTATCCGATGACGGCGACCCTGATGGACTGCAAGCACGTGACCCTTCCCTCCAAGGGCATGGACCACGACCTTGACGCCATGGCCGCGGCCATCACGGACAAGACCAAGCTCATCATCCTCGCGAACCCGTGCAACCCGACCGGCACCATCCTCAAGCAGGACGCGGTCGATCGGTTCCTGGAGGCCGTGCCCGATCACTGCATCGTCGCCTTCGACGAGGCCTACGCCGAGTTCGTCGAGGAGCCGGAGTATGCCGACAGCCTCCGCTATGCGCGCGAGGGCAGGCTCACGGTGACTTTGCGCACCTTCTCCAAGGCCTACGGTCTGGCGGGTCTGCGCGTTGGCTACGGGATCGCCACCCCCGAGGTCGCCAAGGCCATCGGACTCACCTGCGAGCCCTTCAACGTCAGCACCCTCGCCCAGATCGCAGCGGTCGCAGCGCTGTCTGACCGCGAGCACGTTGAGCGCAGCGTGAAGGTCAACTCCGACGGCAAGCGTTACCTGTACTCGCAGTTCGAGCGCCTTGGTCTCAAGTACACGCCCACCGAGGCGAACTTCATCCTTGTCGACACGGGGATGGACTCCCGCGAGTGCTTCGACCAACTCATGCGGCGCGGCGTAACCGTGCGCACCGGCGACATCTTCGGCCCGAAGTTCGCGACGTCCGTTCGCGTCAGCATCGGCACTCAGCCGCAGAACGAGACCTTCATCAAGGCTCTCGAAGCGGTTCTCAAGCAGTAG
- a CDS encoding SEC-C metal-binding domain-containing protein: MGFIDILNKIFPPKEDDGHKDVSRNDPCYCGSGKKYKACHMASDQRKRAQGRR, from the coding sequence ATGGGGTTTATCGACATTCTCAACAAGATCTTCCCGCCCAAAGAGGACGACGGCCACAAGGACGTTAGCCGCAACGATCCCTGCTACTGCGGCAGCGGCAAGAAGTACAAGGCCTGCCACATGGCAAGCGATCAGCGCAAGCGTGCCCAGGGACGCCGCTAG
- a CDS encoding tetratricopeptide repeat protein, which translates to MSQPPTDDQHPMAAARLYDLLRSLDGDERLQEALGPAPLNHLTVAMRGNRPVVELAPRSNLSEAARALVTAVIAENLATSGTTPAAPERVSTRLPDLRPHLIAARSHLEEGNPGRAFEIVEEALRRWPDNPELLVYEGLSLTALGKHREALQTYQECLRHDPGNLFAHTAAAQLSVTLGQWESALAYASAALALDPKDASALQALGRADEQLGLLTEALDLYRRAEQLQPDLPGLTEDLTRIARRREEDVEVELLTSPTKEPPAPPETPPGPEEQPSDFAAQDGRWATIPRADEPAGDLIPCPHCETPNPPRVGFCVHCGRRL; encoded by the coding sequence ATGAGCCAGCCACCCACCGATGACCAGCACCCGATGGCCGCAGCACGCCTCTACGACTTGCTGCGCTCCCTCGACGGTGACGAGAGGCTGCAGGAGGCACTCGGGCCCGCACCGCTGAATCACCTGACGGTCGCGATGCGCGGCAACCGCCCGGTCGTCGAACTGGCGCCACGCAGCAACCTCTCAGAGGCAGCGCGAGCCCTGGTGACGGCGGTGATCGCCGAGAATCTCGCCACCTCCGGGACCACGCCAGCCGCCCCGGAGCGGGTATCCACTCGCCTTCCGGACCTACGTCCCCACCTCATCGCTGCACGTTCGCACCTGGAGGAGGGTAATCCGGGGCGTGCCTTCGAGATCGTCGAGGAGGCCCTGCGCCGCTGGCCCGACAACCCCGAACTGCTCGTCTACGAGGGCCTGTCGCTGACGGCGCTCGGCAAGCACCGCGAGGCGCTTCAGACGTACCAGGAGTGCCTGCGCCACGATCCAGGGAACCTCTTCGCCCACACGGCAGCGGCACAGCTATCGGTCACCCTCGGCCAGTGGGAGTCCGCGCTGGCCTATGCCAGCGCTGCGTTGGCACTGGACCCGAAGGATGCCTCAGCTCTGCAGGCCCTCGGACGCGCGGATGAGCAACTCGGCCTCCTGACGGAGGCTCTAGACCTCTACCGACGCGCCGAGCAGCTTCAACCAGACCTGCCCGGTCTGACGGAGGACCTCACACGGATCGCACGTCGTCGCGAGGAGGACGTCGAGGTGGAGCTGCTGACGTCGCCGACCAAGGAACCGCCTGCCCCGCCGGAGACACCTCCCGGACCAGAGGAGCAGCCCTCTGACTTCGCTGCGCAGGACGGACGCTGGGCTACCATACCCAGGGCCGACGAACCCGCCGGCGATCTCATACCGTGCCCACATTGCGAGACCCCGAACCCGCCTCGCGTCGGTTTCTGCGTCCACTGCGGCCGCCGTCTCTGA
- a CDS encoding GspE/PulE family protein, with translation MAESRDEQIINTLLAQGKLTASQVASVQERNGERKGNLVMALIQQGYITTNDLAAAAETLQPTPPPAEPASPLEEAVVPMEPQEKGGGRAAPRTLRPHRASLSSYQVDPEALRDVPKVLAEEYRVLPLQISEDRILVAMADQNDVFAIDTIRARTRRRVETIEVDETELMNAIDRFYVAHAQSQASPTAPTKDLDSNVSGLEDLGVGVDRGLLDMLDQGHVVEIVRAILRDAIRLKASDVHIEPRGDHVQIRYRIDGRLVTHTTLPSDMLRFVVSRIKILAECDISETRIPQDGRFATAVDGRAIDLRVSTLPTFWGEKVVLRLLDRSNTLVSLSQLGFSPETLRDYERLIRSPQGMLLVTGPTGSGKSTTLYASLHAINDETRNITTVEDPIEYEVEGLNQTQVHPRIDLTFSRALRHILRQDPDVILVGEIRDLETAEMAFRAALTGHLVLSTLHTNDAPSAATRLIDTGVAPYILASSLIGVLGQRLVRRICPHCRETCTPTPLELERLSMTPEQAKRIQFHKGRGCSRCRNTGYSGRIALYELMVMNHDLRVAIAAGQDASVLRQIALRSGMKSLRHDGIVKVHQGITSAQEVIGITVAEDL, from the coding sequence ATGGCCGAGAGCCGCGACGAGCAGATCATCAATACCCTTCTCGCTCAGGGCAAACTGACTGCTTCTCAGGTTGCCTCCGTGCAGGAGCGCAACGGCGAGCGGAAGGGCAACCTGGTCATGGCCCTCATCCAGCAGGGCTACATCACCACGAATGACCTCGCTGCCGCAGCGGAGACGCTGCAGCCCACGCCGCCACCGGCGGAACCGGCTTCCCCGCTCGAGGAGGCTGTCGTGCCGATGGAGCCCCAGGAGAAGGGCGGAGGCCGTGCAGCGCCACGGACCTTGCGACCGCACCGGGCGTCTCTCTCCTCCTATCAGGTTGACCCGGAGGCCCTGCGCGATGTCCCCAAGGTCCTCGCGGAGGAGTACCGCGTGCTTCCCCTCCAGATCAGCGAGGACCGCATCCTCGTCGCGATGGCCGACCAGAACGACGTCTTCGCCATCGACACCATCCGCGCCCGCACGCGTCGCCGCGTTGAGACCATCGAGGTCGATGAGACCGAACTGATGAACGCCATCGACCGATTCTACGTCGCCCATGCGCAGTCGCAGGCCAGCCCTACCGCACCGACCAAGGACCTCGACAGCAACGTCAGCGGCCTTGAGGACCTCGGTGTCGGCGTGGACCGAGGGCTCCTGGATATGCTCGACCAGGGCCATGTGGTCGAGATCGTCCGCGCGATCCTGCGCGATGCCATCCGTCTCAAGGCCTCCGACGTCCACATCGAGCCCCGGGGCGACCACGTGCAGATCCGCTACCGCATCGACGGGCGGTTGGTCACGCACACAACCCTTCCTTCCGACATGCTGCGATTCGTCGTCTCGCGGATCAAGATCCTGGCCGAGTGTGACATCTCCGAGACTCGTATCCCGCAGGACGGTCGCTTCGCCACCGCCGTCGATGGACGCGCCATTGACCTGCGTGTCTCGACCTTGCCCACTTTCTGGGGTGAGAAGGTAGTCCTGCGCCTCCTCGACCGCAGCAACACCCTTGTGTCGCTGTCGCAGCTCGGGTTCTCCCCCGAGACCTTGCGCGACTACGAGCGTCTGATACGCAGTCCCCAGGGCATGCTCCTCGTCACCGGCCCGACCGGCAGCGGAAAGAGTACCACCCTGTATGCCTCACTGCACGCCATCAACGATGAGACCCGCAACATCACCACCGTCGAGGACCCCATCGAATACGAGGTGGAGGGGCTCAACCAGACCCAGGTCCATCCGCGCATTGACCTCACCTTCTCCCGGGCCCTGCGCCACATTCTGCGCCAAGACCCCGACGTGATTCTGGTCGGCGAGATCCGCGACCTCGAGACGGCGGAGATGGCCTTTCGGGCTGCCCTCACGGGACACCTGGTTCTCTCGACGCTTCACACTAACGACGCCCCTAGTGCCGCCACCCGTCTCATCGACACCGGCGTCGCGCCCTACATTCTCGCCTCCTCACTCATCGGCGTACTCGGTCAGCGACTCGTCCGGCGCATCTGCCCGCACTGCCGCGAGACCTGTACACCGACGCCGCTTGAGCTGGAGCGCCTCAGCATGACCCCGGAGCAGGCCAAGCGCATCCAGTTCCACAAGGGTCGCGGCTGTTCGCGCTGCCGCAACACCGGCTACAGCGGACGCATCGCACTCTACGAACTCATGGTCATGAACCACGACCTGCGCGTTGCCATCGCCGCCGGGCAGGACGCCTCGGTGCTTCGTCAGATCGCCTTGCGAAGTGGCATGAAGAGCCTGCGGCACGACGGCATCGTGAAGGTCCATCAGGGCATCACCTCGGCCCAGGAGGTCATCGGCATCACCGTCGCGGAGGACCTCTGA